The following is a genomic window from Hymenobacter chitinivorans DSM 11115.
CTGTGCCGCAGCCGTAGCGGCGCCCCGCAGTCCGTTGAGGCGGTTGGGATGCTTGATTAGGTTGGCTTCGTAGGCGGCCAGCGCCTCCTGGGGGCGGTGGCGCTGGAGCAGCATATCGGCCAGCAGCTCCCGGGCGGGCAGCACTTCGCCGGGCGTTACGGGGTGCTTTTCGGTGTGGTCTTCCAGGTCGGTGGCCTGGCGCATGCGCTGCTCGGCCGCGGCGGCTTTTCCCTCGGCCAGCAGCGTCCAGGCCTCAGCGGCCAGCAGTTGGATCCGGACCTGGGTGGCTTTGTAGGCGTCTTTCTGCCTGACTAGCTCACTGTGCAAGCCGCGCAGAGCTGCTACCTCCCGGCGGGCCGAATCGGGCTGGCCGAGGTGGGCCTGGCCCAGGGCCCGGGTAAAGTGAATGATGCCGGCCTGCCAGGGGTATTGCTGCCAATCGAGGGGGCCGGGGTGCCGGGGCAGGTGGGCGGCTTGCTGCCAGAGCCGGTTTTCGAGCACGTAGCGGGCCGGAATGGCGGCGTAGGCGTAGGCCACCTTGAAGTTGACCGGCGACACCCGCCGAATCGTGTCCAGGTACTGCCACTGGGCCCGGGCCAGCTGGTTTTGGCCCTGCTGCAGGTAGGCGTACGTCAGGTAGTCGAGGCCGTGCAGCTCTTCGTCCCAGTGCCCGGGGAGGCCCGCACTGGCCGCATAGCACCTAGCCGATTCGGTGGCGGCCCGGTTGGAAGCAATGCACTCGTCCCACAACCCCAGGCGGGTAAAAATGTGGGAAGGCATGTGCAGGGCGTGGGCCGAGGAAGGCGCCACCGAGGCATATTGGCGGGCCGCCGGCAGGGCCAGCCGGGCCAGCTCGGGGTAGTCGTAGGTGTGGATGAGGTAGTGCAGAATGCCGGGGTGGTGGGGCTGCCCGGGATACAGCGCCTGCAGCAGGAAGCCGGCTTTTTTCTGCTTCACGAAGGTTTTGTCGGCTGGGTCGGCGGCAGCATCCAGGGCCAGGGCGTAGAAAAGGGTGGCCTCGGAGTCTTGCGGGTACTGGGCGTGCACGGCGGCCATGGCCTGCTCAAACCGCAGGGCCCGCACCTTGTGCTCGGTTCGGTTCCAATCCTGGTAAAAGGCGGCCAGGGCCCGAATGTAGGCCGCTTCCCGGTTGGTTTTGCCGGCCAAGCGCTGGGCCAGTGCTATGGCCTTGGCACCCTTGGTCAACTCGGCCGGGCTGGGCGGCGTCCAGAGCGGGTGGTAGCTGCACATGGCCACGCCCCAGTAGGCCATGGCGCAGCCCGGCTCCCGGGCAATGACGCGGGCAAAGACCTTCTCGGCCTCGTCGTACTCGAAGGAGTGGAGCAGGCTCAGGGCCAGGTTGAAGTCGGGCTGGGCGGCGGCCGGGCAGGAAGTGCCGAAACTTGCCGTGCCCAGCTTTTGGCCCTGCGCGGGCCCGCACATGGTGATGCTGCCCCGCTTGAGGCCAATGGCATTGATTTCGGCTTGAGAGGGCGCTTGGGAAGTAGTCTGGCGGCAGCTAGTGCTCAGCAGACCGCTCAACGCCAGAACCGACAGCAGGACAGGTTTCATGGGCGGAGTAGGGTTAGCCGGCCCTGACCGGGGAATGTATAACCATACTCTAATATACTGAATAGCAGCCGGGATATTTCCCTAACCGAGCGTTGCGGAGCTTGAGTAAGCCTTGCTGCCGCTGCCCAGCCAGCTGCCTCTGCTCGAAGCCGCATTGGGGGCAGCCTGTCGGGCCCCACGTATTTCCCCCGGGCTTCGGCGGCAGAAAGCGGGAATGTTCCGTAGAAGCTTTTTCCACCCGAGCTTCTCCCTATGCCCGCTACCTACATCGGCTGCTCCGGCTTCTCGTTCCGCGACTGGAAAGGCGTGTTTTATCCGCCCGAGGTGCCCCCGCGCAAGTGGTTTGCGTACTACTGCACCCATTTCAACACCCTGGAGCTGAACGTGACCTTCTACCGAATGCCGGAGCTGAGCTTTTTCGAGAAGCTCTACCAGCAGAGTCCGCCCCAATTCCGGTTTGCGGTGAAGGCCCCGCGGCAGGTGACCCACTACAAGAAGTTCAACGCCGAGGCCGAGCCGATTCTGGCCGAGTTTTACGCCACCATCCGGGAAGGGCTGCAAGACAAGCTCGGGCCGGTCTTGTTCCAGCTGCCGCCCAAAGCGGCCTACACCGAGGAGCTGTTCCGGCGCCTGGTCGATAACCTGGACCCCAGCTTCGAAAACGTGGTGGAGTTTCGGCACCCGAGCTGGTGGGAAGGGGAGGTGTTTCAGCAGCTGAGCCACCACCGTATTTCCTTCGTGAGCCAGAGCCACCCATTACCCTTGCCCGACGAGGTGGTGGCCACCACCAGTATGGTCTACTACCGCTTCCACGGCGTGCCGGAGCTGTATAAGTCGGCGTACAGCCGGGAGTTTTTGGAGCGCATTGCCGCCGAAATTGCCGCCTTGCCCCGCTTGGCGCAGGTCTACTTGTTCTTCAACAACGGCATCGGCGGCGTGGGCGTTGGCGACGCTAAAAAGATGCAGGAGCTGCTGAGCGGCGGCGAGTAGCAAAGGGCCGTAGTTTTGGGGCCGTATGGATATCTATAACCTGCCCCACGACCCGTGCCTGGCCGGCGTCCCGGCTCCGGCCGACGTGCTGATTCGGAGCTACTCGGCGCGGCGCAACACGGTCAAGAACAAGATTGTGTTGCACCAGAATATGCTCAACCTGCTGGTGGAAGGGCGCAAAACCATTGCCCAGGCGGCCGGCTCTAGCACCGTGTACCAGGACGAAATCGTGCTGCTGGCCGCGGGCCACTGCCTGACGAGCGAAGTGCTTTCGGACGCGGGTGAATTTCGCAGCATCATCGTGTATTTCAGCACCCAGGTGCTGGAGGATTTTTACCGGCAGCATGCCCCGCAATTGGGCCAGCGCCACCCGGCGGCAGCCCAGCCCCTGGTAACGTTTGCCAAGGATGGGTTTATCCGGCACTACATCGACTCGCTGAGCCTACTGCTGCAAGCTCCCACGGCGCTGAGCCCGGCTCTGCAGCGGCTGAAGCTGGAGGAACTGCTGCTTTACCTGCTGCACACGGCCCCGGCCAGCCTGCTGGCCTTTCAGCTGGATTCGCGCCTGGCCCGGCCCGAGCTGGGGTTGCGTAGCGTAGTCGAAGCCCACGTGAACCGCCTAATCACGGTGGAGGAGCTGGCCTTTCTGTGCCACATGAGCGTGTCGACTTTTCAGCGCCGGTTTGCCGAAATCTACGGCCAGTCGCCCCACCAATGGCTGCTCAAGCAACGCATGCAGCGGGCCGCCCACCTGCTGCGGCAGCCGCAGCAATTGGCCGGGGAAGTGTACCAGCAGGTGGGCTACGAAAGCTATTCCAGCTTCGCCGAGGCCTTCAAAAAGACGTTCGGACTCTCGCCCCGGGCTTTTCAGCAGCAAATGCCAGGAGCGGAATAGGGGGACTAACCGGCCCGGTGTCGCGGCGGGAAATTGACCGGAAACCCAGAGTTTTTGACCGAAGTCCGCTACCATGCAGACCCTGGCCGGCGCCAACTTTGCCGCATCTGTTTCACCCCAACAACTGCCCAACGTATGCCCACGCAAGCCGAAGAAAACAAAGCCATTATCCGGCGCTACAACCAGGAAGGAATTGCCCAGGGCAATGCTGCCACGCTCCGGGAGCTGCTGAGCCCCGGCTTCATCAACCACTCGGCCCCGGCCGGCGCCGACAACGGGCCGGCGGGGATGCTGTACACCTTTCTGCAGGTGCTGCGCCCCGCCTTCGCCGATTTGCAGGTGGAAGTGTACGACCAAGTGGCCGAAGCCGACAAGGTAACGACCCGCAAGGCCCTGAAGGGCACCCACACCGGCGAGCTGCTCGGTATTGCTCCCACGGGGCAGGCCGTTGTGATTAACGTCATTGATATCTACCGCCTGCACGAGGGTAAGCTGGTGGAGCACTGGGGCGTCAACACGCTGCCGGCCGTTCTGGCCCAGCTGGCCACCCACTAAATCCGGCGGCTTTCGGAGCCTTGCCGGGCAGACAATCTGGCCCGTCTGGTCTTAGTAATTGATAGGCCGCCGGCGTAGCGGAAAGAGTATTGGATGCCGGTAGGAACATTTACTGCGTAGAATGCTTGGTTAACTGACCTTTCTTCACGCACCTCGGCCTATACCTATGAAAACTCTACTCCAGACGGCCACCGCGCTGGCGTTGTTGCTGCCCGCCGCCAGCCAGGCCCAAAGCACCATTACGGGCACCATCGTCAGCGGCGGCCTTACGCGCGAGTACCGGCTCTACATTCCGGCCGCGTATTCGGCCACCAAGGCGGTGCCGCTGCTTTTCAACCTGCACGGCTACAGCTCCAACAACCTGGAGCAGGAAGTGTACGGCGACTTCCGGTCTATTGCCGATACGGCCAATTTCCTGATCGTGCACCCCAACGGCACCATTGATGGTACGGGCAACCGCTACTGGAACACGTTCACGGCCCCCGGCGCGGGTGGCCCCGATGACGTGGCGTTTCTG
Proteins encoded in this region:
- a CDS encoding UDP-N-acetylglucosamine--peptide N-acetylglucosaminyltransferase SPINDLY family protein, with protein sequence MKPVLLSVLALSGLLSTSCRQTTSQAPSQAEINAIGLKRGSITMCGPAQGQKLGTASFGTSCPAAAQPDFNLALSLLHSFEYDEAEKVFARVIAREPGCAMAYWGVAMCSYHPLWTPPSPAELTKGAKAIALAQRLAGKTNREAAYIRALAAFYQDWNRTEHKVRALRFEQAMAAVHAQYPQDSEATLFYALALDAAADPADKTFVKQKKAGFLLQALYPGQPHHPGILHYLIHTYDYPELARLALPAARQYASVAPSSAHALHMPSHIFTRLGLWDECIASNRAATESARCYAASAGLPGHWDEELHGLDYLTYAYLQQGQNQLARAQWQYLDTIRRVSPVNFKVAYAYAAIPARYVLENRLWQQAAHLPRHPGPLDWQQYPWQAGIIHFTRALGQAHLGQPDSARREVAALRGLHSELVRQKDAYKATQVRIQLLAAEAWTLLAEGKAAAAEQRMRQATDLEDHTEKHPVTPGEVLPARELLADMLLQRHRPQEALAAYEANLIKHPNRLNGLRGAATAAAQSGETAKAARYRKQLRKLAPVAPNPEAAAAHLSSYRRP
- a CDS encoding DUF72 domain-containing protein, with the protein product MPATYIGCSGFSFRDWKGVFYPPEVPPRKWFAYYCTHFNTLELNVTFYRMPELSFFEKLYQQSPPQFRFAVKAPRQVTHYKKFNAEAEPILAEFYATIREGLQDKLGPVLFQLPPKAAYTEELFRRLVDNLDPSFENVVEFRHPSWWEGEVFQQLSHHRISFVSQSHPLPLPDEVVATTSMVYYRFHGVPELYKSAYSREFLERIAAEIAALPRLAQVYLFFNNGIGGVGVGDAKKMQELLSGGE
- a CDS encoding helix-turn-helix domain-containing protein; this encodes MDIYNLPHDPCLAGVPAPADVLIRSYSARRNTVKNKIVLHQNMLNLLVEGRKTIAQAAGSSTVYQDEIVLLAAGHCLTSEVLSDAGEFRSIIVYFSTQVLEDFYRQHAPQLGQRHPAAAQPLVTFAKDGFIRHYIDSLSLLLQAPTALSPALQRLKLEELLLYLLHTAPASLLAFQLDSRLARPELGLRSVVEAHVNRLITVEELAFLCHMSVSTFQRRFAEIYGQSPHQWLLKQRMQRAAHLLRQPQQLAGEVYQQVGYESYSSFAEAFKKTFGLSPRAFQQQMPGAE
- a CDS encoding ester cyclase codes for the protein MPTQAEENKAIIRRYNQEGIAQGNAATLRELLSPGFINHSAPAGADNGPAGMLYTFLQVLRPAFADLQVEVYDQVAEADKVTTRKALKGTHTGELLGIAPTGQAVVINVIDIYRLHEGKLVEHWGVNTLPAVLAQLATH